The following proteins are encoded in a genomic region of Fusarium keratoplasticum isolate Fu6.1 chromosome 9, whole genome shotgun sequence:
- a CDS encoding SMP domain-containing protein: protein MEGDIPQKDELQARAMEGRPIAQSEASTIAANESDMTGRGPIKGGTAATAQSIHDRQQNFLEKAGDIARKPIDEITKKDAAEVQSAEARLTGAPVGGGSFSSDVQSVADQNARATGE, encoded by the exons ATGGAAGGAGACATCCCGCAGAAGGACGAACTTCAAGCCCGGGCTATGGAGGGCCGTCCCATCGCTCAGTCTGAAGCAtccaccatcgccgccaaCGAGTCCGACATGACGGGTCGTGGGCCCATCAAAGGTGGCACTGCAGCGACTGCTCAGAGTATCCATGACCGACAGCAAAACTTTCTGGAGAAGGCCGGCGACATTGCTCGGAAGCCTATTGACGAGATTACGAAGAAGGACGCAGCCGAGGTGCAGAGTGCAGAG GCTCGGCTTACAGGAGCACCTGTAGGAGGAGGGTCATTTTCATCAGATGTTCAGTCGGTGGCTGATCAGAATGCGAGAGCAACTGGGGAGTAG